The following are encoded in a window of Kogia breviceps isolate mKogBre1 chromosome 12, mKogBre1 haplotype 1, whole genome shotgun sequence genomic DNA:
- the CYTH4 gene encoding cytohesin-4 isoform X2 produces the protein MTHPCLSSPSCSWVSGPQEHRPPFPGGFRMDLCHPEPEELSSREAEELQRIKWHRKQLLEDIQKLKDEIADVFAQIDCFETAEESRMAQKEKELSIGRKKFNMDPVKGVQYLIEHKLLTPDVQDIAQFLYKGEGLNKTAIGTYLGERDPINLQVLQAFVDCHEFANLNLVQALRQFLWSFRLPGEAQKIDRMMETFATRYCLCNPGVFQSTDTCYVLSFSIIMLNTSLHNPNVRDRPPFERFVSMNRGINDGSDLPESQLRNLFDSIKSEPFSIPEDDGNDLTHTFFNPDREGWLLKLGGRVKTWKRRWFILTDSCLYYFEFTTDKEPRGIIPLENLSVQKVDDPKKPVVLPGALQPQLPGPEDKGLQDRRRRQSGRGQARVLPDLSLQR, from the exons ATGACGCATCCCTGCCTGAGCAGCCCGAGCTGCAGCTGGGTCAGTGGGCCACAGGAGCACAGGCCACCTTTCCCCGGGGGCTTCAGAATGGACTTGTGCCACCCAG AGCCAGAGGAGCTGAGCAGCAGGGAGGCGGAGGAGCTGCAGCGGATCAAGTGGCACCGGAAGCAGCTTCTGGAGGACATCCAG AAGCTGAAGGACGAGATCGCAGATGTGTTTGCTCAAATCGACTGCTTCGAGACGGCAGAGGAGAG CCGCATGGCCCAGAAGGAGAAGGAGCTGAGCATCGGACGCAAGAAATTCAACATGGATCCCGTGAAG GGCGTCCAGTATCTCATTGAGCACAAGCTGCTGACCCCCGATGTCCAGGATATCGCCCAGTTCTTGTACAAGGGCGAGGGCCTCAACAAGACGGCCATCGGCACCTACCTGGGGGAGAG GGACCCCATCAACCTGCAGGTCCTCCAGGCCTTCGTAGATTGCCACGAGTTCGCCAACCTCAACCTTGTCCAGGCCCTCAG ACAATTCCTGTGGAGCTTCCGACTGCCAGGCGAGGCCCAGAAGATCGACCGCATGATGGAGACCTTTGCCACCCGATACTGCCTCTGCAACCCAGGTGTCTTCCAATCCACAG ACACCTGCTACGTCCTGTCCTTCTCCATCATCATGCTCAACACCAGCCTCCACAACCCCAACGTCCGGGACAGGCCACCCTTCGAGCGCTTTGTGTCCATGAACCGTGGCATCAATGATGGCAGTGACCTGCCTGAGAGTCAGCTGCGG AACCTCTTCGACAGCATCAAGAGTGAGCCCTTCTCCATCCCCGAGGACGATGGCAATGACCTCACTCACACCTTCTTCAACCCCGACCGCGAGGGCTGGCTGCTCAAGCTGG GCGGCCGCGTGAAGACGTGGAAACGACGCTGGTTCATCCTGACAGACAGCTGCCTCTACTACTTTGAGTTCACCACT GACAAGGAGCCCCGGGGAATCATACCCCTTGAGAACCTCTCAGTGCAGAAGGTGGATGACCCCAAGAAGCCAGTAG TTCTGCCTGGAGCTCTACAACCCCAGCTGCCGGGGCCAGAAGATAAAGGCCTGCAAGACAGACGGCGACGGCAAAGTGGTAGAGGGCAAGCACGAGTCCTACCGGATCTCAGCCTCCAGCGCTGA
- the CYTH4 gene encoding cytohesin-4 isoform X1 yields the protein MTHPCLSSPSCSWVSGPQEHRPPFPGGFRMDLCHPEPEELSSREAEELQRIKWHRKQLLEDIQKLKDEIADVFAQIDCFETAEESRMAQKEKELSIGRKKFNMDPVKGVQYLIEHKLLTPDVQDIAQFLYKGEGLNKTAIGTYLGERDPINLQVLQAFVDCHEFANLNLVQALRQFLWSFRLPGEAQKIDRMMETFATRYCLCNPGVFQSTDTCYVLSFSIIMLNTSLHNPNVRDRPPFERFVSMNRGINDGSDLPESQLRNLFDSIKSEPFSIPEDDGNDLTHTFFNPDREGWLLKLGGRVKTWKRRWFILTDSCLYYFEFTTDKEPRGIIPLENLSVQKVDDPKKPFCLELYNPSCRGQKIKACKTDGDGKVVEGKHESYRISASSAEERDQWIEAIRASITRVPFYDLVSARKKKIASKQ from the exons ATGACGCATCCCTGCCTGAGCAGCCCGAGCTGCAGCTGGGTCAGTGGGCCACAGGAGCACAGGCCACCTTTCCCCGGGGGCTTCAGAATGGACTTGTGCCACCCAG AGCCAGAGGAGCTGAGCAGCAGGGAGGCGGAGGAGCTGCAGCGGATCAAGTGGCACCGGAAGCAGCTTCTGGAGGACATCCAG AAGCTGAAGGACGAGATCGCAGATGTGTTTGCTCAAATCGACTGCTTCGAGACGGCAGAGGAGAG CCGCATGGCCCAGAAGGAGAAGGAGCTGAGCATCGGACGCAAGAAATTCAACATGGATCCCGTGAAG GGCGTCCAGTATCTCATTGAGCACAAGCTGCTGACCCCCGATGTCCAGGATATCGCCCAGTTCTTGTACAAGGGCGAGGGCCTCAACAAGACGGCCATCGGCACCTACCTGGGGGAGAG GGACCCCATCAACCTGCAGGTCCTCCAGGCCTTCGTAGATTGCCACGAGTTCGCCAACCTCAACCTTGTCCAGGCCCTCAG ACAATTCCTGTGGAGCTTCCGACTGCCAGGCGAGGCCCAGAAGATCGACCGCATGATGGAGACCTTTGCCACCCGATACTGCCTCTGCAACCCAGGTGTCTTCCAATCCACAG ACACCTGCTACGTCCTGTCCTTCTCCATCATCATGCTCAACACCAGCCTCCACAACCCCAACGTCCGGGACAGGCCACCCTTCGAGCGCTTTGTGTCCATGAACCGTGGCATCAATGATGGCAGTGACCTGCCTGAGAGTCAGCTGCGG AACCTCTTCGACAGCATCAAGAGTGAGCCCTTCTCCATCCCCGAGGACGATGGCAATGACCTCACTCACACCTTCTTCAACCCCGACCGCGAGGGCTGGCTGCTCAAGCTGG GCGGCCGCGTGAAGACGTGGAAACGACGCTGGTTCATCCTGACAGACAGCTGCCTCTACTACTTTGAGTTCACCACT GACAAGGAGCCCCGGGGAATCATACCCCTTGAGAACCTCTCAGTGCAGAAGGTGGATGACCCCAAGAAGCCA TTCTGCCTGGAGCTCTACAACCCCAGCTGCCGGGGCCAGAAGATAAAGGCCTGCAAGACAGACGGCGACGGCAAAGTGGTAGAGGGCAAGCACGAGTCCTACCGGATCTCAGCCTCCAGCGCTGAGGAGCGAGACCAGTGGATCGAGGCCATTCG AGCCAGCATCACCCGTGTCCCCTTCTACGACCTGGTCTCTGCTCGGAAGAAGAAGATTGCCAGCAAGCAGTGA
- the CYTH4 gene encoding cytohesin-4 isoform X3, with product MAQKEKELSIGRKKFNMDPVKGVQYLIEHKLLTPDVQDIAQFLYKGEGLNKTAIGTYLGERDPINLQVLQAFVDCHEFANLNLVQALRQFLWSFRLPGEAQKIDRMMETFATRYCLCNPGVFQSTDTCYVLSFSIIMLNTSLHNPNVRDRPPFERFVSMNRGINDGSDLPESQLRNLFDSIKSEPFSIPEDDGNDLTHTFFNPDREGWLLKLGGRVKTWKRRWFILTDSCLYYFEFTTDKEPRGIIPLENLSVQKVDDPKKPFCLELYNPSCRGQKIKACKTDGDGKVVEGKHESYRISASSAEERDQWIEAIRASITRVPFYDLVSARKKKIASKQ from the exons ATGGCCCAGAAGGAGAAGGAGCTGAGCATCGGACGCAAGAAATTCAACATGGATCCCGTGAAG GGCGTCCAGTATCTCATTGAGCACAAGCTGCTGACCCCCGATGTCCAGGATATCGCCCAGTTCTTGTACAAGGGCGAGGGCCTCAACAAGACGGCCATCGGCACCTACCTGGGGGAGAG GGACCCCATCAACCTGCAGGTCCTCCAGGCCTTCGTAGATTGCCACGAGTTCGCCAACCTCAACCTTGTCCAGGCCCTCAG ACAATTCCTGTGGAGCTTCCGACTGCCAGGCGAGGCCCAGAAGATCGACCGCATGATGGAGACCTTTGCCACCCGATACTGCCTCTGCAACCCAGGTGTCTTCCAATCCACAG ACACCTGCTACGTCCTGTCCTTCTCCATCATCATGCTCAACACCAGCCTCCACAACCCCAACGTCCGGGACAGGCCACCCTTCGAGCGCTTTGTGTCCATGAACCGTGGCATCAATGATGGCAGTGACCTGCCTGAGAGTCAGCTGCGG AACCTCTTCGACAGCATCAAGAGTGAGCCCTTCTCCATCCCCGAGGACGATGGCAATGACCTCACTCACACCTTCTTCAACCCCGACCGCGAGGGCTGGCTGCTCAAGCTGG GCGGCCGCGTGAAGACGTGGAAACGACGCTGGTTCATCCTGACAGACAGCTGCCTCTACTACTTTGAGTTCACCACT GACAAGGAGCCCCGGGGAATCATACCCCTTGAGAACCTCTCAGTGCAGAAGGTGGATGACCCCAAGAAGCCA TTCTGCCTGGAGCTCTACAACCCCAGCTGCCGGGGCCAGAAGATAAAGGCCTGCAAGACAGACGGCGACGGCAAAGTGGTAGAGGGCAAGCACGAGTCCTACCGGATCTCAGCCTCCAGCGCTGAGGAGCGAGACCAGTGGATCGAGGCCATTCG AGCCAGCATCACCCGTGTCCCCTTCTACGACCTGGTCTCTGCTCGGAAGAAGAAGATTGCCAGCAAGCAGTGA